Proteins from one Mycobacterium sp. HUMS_12744610 genomic window:
- the moaA gene encoding GTP 3',8-cyclase MoaA, with the protein MTLTALGLPVVPGHTDRRSAAGQAPTGGPLADAYGRVATDLRVSLTDRCNLRCRYCMPADGLDWLPGEQLLRPDELSRLMHIAVTRLGVTSVRFTGGEPLLSRHLEEMVEAAAALRPRPEISLTTNGVGLAPRAAALARAGLDRVNVSLDTVDRTRFATITRRDRLADVLDGLTAAKEAGLAPVKVNAVLDPASGREDVVELLRFCLAHGYQLRVIEQMPLDAGHQWRRGAALSADDVLDALRPHFRLRPDPTPRGSAPAELWLVDTGPGTPAGKVGVIASVSHAFCASCDRTRLTADGQVRSCLFSTEETDLRGLLRGGAADEAIEAAWRDAMWGKPAGHGINDPGFIQPDRPMSAIGG; encoded by the coding sequence ATGACGCTGACCGCCCTCGGCCTGCCTGTGGTGCCCGGCCACACGGACCGTCGGTCCGCGGCGGGGCAGGCCCCCACCGGTGGCCCGCTGGCGGACGCCTACGGCCGGGTCGCCACCGATCTGCGGGTGTCGCTGACCGACCGGTGCAACCTGCGGTGCCGTTACTGCATGCCGGCCGACGGGCTGGACTGGCTGCCCGGAGAGCAACTCCTGCGACCCGACGAGCTGAGCCGGCTGATGCATATCGCCGTGACGCGGCTGGGCGTCACCAGTGTGCGCTTCACCGGCGGCGAGCCGCTGCTGTCCCGCCACCTCGAGGAGATGGTCGAAGCCGCCGCCGCCCTGCGGCCACGCCCGGAGATCTCCCTGACCACCAACGGGGTGGGACTGGCCCCGCGCGCCGCCGCGCTGGCCAGAGCCGGCCTGGACCGGGTCAACGTGTCGTTGGACACCGTGGACCGGACCCGCTTTGCGACCATCACTCGCCGGGACCGGCTGGCCGACGTGCTGGACGGCCTGACCGCCGCCAAGGAGGCGGGGCTGGCGCCGGTGAAGGTGAACGCCGTGCTCGATCCCGCCTCGGGCCGGGAGGACGTCGTCGAACTGTTGCGGTTCTGCCTGGCGCACGGCTACCAGTTGCGGGTCATCGAACAGATGCCGCTGGACGCCGGGCACCAATGGCGGCGCGGGGCGGCCCTGAGCGCCGACGACGTGCTGGACGCGCTGCGGCCGCACTTCCGGCTGCGGCCCGACCCGACGCCGCGCGGGTCCGCCCCGGCCGAGCTGTGGCTGGTCGACACCGGGCCCGGCACGCCGGCCGGCAAGGTCGGGGTGATCGCGTCGGTTTCGCACGCTTTCTGCGCGTCCTGCGATCGCACCCGGCTCACCGCCGACGGACAGGTCCGCAGCTGCCTGTTCTCCACCGAGGAGACTGACCTTCGGGGCCTGCTGCGCGGCGGCGCGGCCGACGAGGCGATCGAGGCGGCCTGGCGCGACGCGATGTGGGGCAAGCCCGCCGGGCACGGCATCAACGACCCCGGCTTCATCCAGCCCGACCGCCCGATGAGCGCGATCGGTGGCTAG
- a CDS encoding molybdenum cofactor biosynthesis protein MoaE codes for MTLVVRAGLTDRPIFLPEHEDLVRHRSAGAVVGFVGMIRDHDGGRRVVRLEYSSHPLAAQIMTDVVTEVAERSTGVRAVAATHRIGALHIGDAALVAAVAADHRQEAFATCALLVDTIKERLPVWKHQFFDDGTDEWVGSA; via the coding sequence ATGACGCTGGTCGTCCGGGCCGGGCTGACCGACCGGCCGATCTTTCTGCCCGAACACGAAGATCTGGTGCGGCACCGGTCGGCCGGGGCCGTCGTCGGGTTCGTCGGCATGATCCGCGACCACGACGGCGGGCGCCGCGTGGTGCGGCTGGAGTATTCGTCCCATCCGTTGGCCGCGCAGATCATGACCGATGTCGTCACCGAGGTCGCGGAGCGGTCGACCGGCGTGCGCGCCGTCGCGGCCACGCACCGCATCGGTGCGCTGCACATCGGTGACGCGGCGCTGGTGGCCGCGGTGGCCGCCGACCACCGGCAAGAGGCATTTGCGACGTGCGCCCTGTTGGTCGACACCATCAAGGAGCGGCTGCCGGTGTGGAAACACCAGTTCTTCGACGACGGCACCGACGAATGGGTGGGTTCGGCCTGA
- a CDS encoding cold-shock protein, with the protein MPTGKVKWYDSEKGFGFLSQEDGEDVYVRASALPEGVEGLKSGQRVEFGIASGRRGPQALSLKLIEPPPSLTKPRREVPAEHKHSPDELHGMVEDMITLLESTVQPELRKGRYPDRKTARRVSEVVKAVARELDA; encoded by the coding sequence GTGCCGACCGGCAAGGTTAAGTGGTACGACTCCGAAAAGGGGTTCGGCTTCCTGTCGCAGGAGGACGGCGAGGACGTCTACGTCCGCGCGTCGGCGCTGCCCGAGGGTGTCGAGGGGCTCAAATCCGGGCAGCGGGTGGAGTTCGGCATCGCTTCGGGTCGGCGCGGACCGCAGGCGTTGAGCCTCAAGCTGATTGAACCGCCGCCCAGCCTCACCAAGCCCCGCCGCGAGGTGCCCGCCGAGCACAAGCACAGCCCGGACGAGTTGCACGGCATGGTCGAGGACATGATCACGTTGCTGGAGAGCACCGTGCAGCCCGAGTTGCGCAAGGGGCGCTACCCGGACCGCAAGACGGCCCGACGAGTTTCCGAGGTGGTCAAGGCCGTGGCCCGCGAGCTCGACGCCTGA
- a CDS encoding helicase-associated domain-containing protein, translating into MTDNTPDIPLGSWLADLPDERLIRLLQLRPDLAQPPPGSIAALAARAQARQSVKAATDDLDFLRLAVLDALLVLHADSAPVPSAKLLALIGDRAPETDVLAALDALRERALAWGEAAVRVAADAGTALPWHPGQVILEDTSRSGEQIADLVDGLTPPQREVLDKLLEGSPIGRTRDAAPGAPADRPVPQLLALGLLRRVDAETVILPRHVGQVLRGEQPGPMQLTAPDPVVSTTTPDDVDAAAAGAVIDLLREVDVVIETLSTAPVPELRSGGLGVRDLKRLAKTTGIEEPRLGLILEITAAAGLIASGTPDPEPAEGPNADGPFWAPTPATDRFAAMSPAERWHLLAEAWLDLPGRPALIGTRGPDAKLYGALSDSLYSTAAPLDRQLLLGMLSELPAGACVDAAEASAALVWRRPRWARRLQPGPVGDLLGESHALGLVGRGAISTPGRALLDEDADPRFAIDAMAHALPEPIDHFLVQTDLTVVVPGPLQRDLADELATVATVESAGAAMVYRISEQSIRHALDVGRTRDWMQNFFTQHSKTPVPQGLTYLIDDVARRHGQLRIGMAASFVRCEDPALLAQALAAPAVEGVQLRALAPTVAVSPVPIADVLAALRTAGFAPAAEDSSGSIVDVRPRGARVATPQRRRPYRPAPRPSAETLNAVVSVLRKVTAAPFGNIRVDPAVAMSLLQRAAKDQETLVIGYLDAAGVATQRVVSPITIRGGQLVAFDSGSGRLRDFAVHRITSVVSAHGR; encoded by the coding sequence ATGACCGACAACACCCCGGACATCCCGCTGGGGTCCTGGCTGGCCGACTTGCCCGACGAGCGGCTGATCCGGCTGCTGCAACTGCGGCCCGACCTGGCCCAGCCCCCACCCGGCAGCATCGCGGCGCTGGCGGCGCGCGCGCAGGCCCGCCAGTCGGTCAAGGCCGCCACCGACGACCTCGACTTCCTGCGACTGGCGGTGCTCGACGCCCTGCTGGTGCTGCACGCCGATTCGGCGCCGGTGCCGAGCGCGAAGCTGTTGGCGCTGATCGGCGACCGCGCCCCGGAGACCGACGTCCTCGCCGCGCTGGACGCCCTCAGAGAGCGGGCCCTGGCCTGGGGCGAGGCCGCGGTCCGGGTGGCCGCCGACGCGGGGACCGCCCTGCCGTGGCACCCGGGCCAGGTCATCCTCGAGGACACCTCGCGCTCGGGTGAGCAGATCGCCGACCTCGTCGACGGCCTCACCCCGCCACAGCGCGAGGTGCTGGACAAACTGCTCGAGGGTTCCCCGATCGGCCGCACCCGCGACGCCGCCCCGGGCGCCCCGGCGGACCGGCCGGTACCGCAGCTGCTGGCGCTGGGCCTGCTGCGACGCGTCGACGCCGAGACGGTGATCCTGCCCCGCCACGTCGGGCAGGTGCTGCGCGGCGAACAGCCGGGCCCGATGCAGCTGACGGCGCCCGACCCGGTGGTATCGACCACCACACCCGACGACGTCGACGCCGCGGCCGCCGGGGCCGTCATCGACCTGTTGCGGGAAGTCGACGTGGTGATCGAGACCCTGAGCACCGCGCCGGTTCCCGAGCTGCGCAGCGGCGGGCTGGGGGTGCGCGACCTCAAGCGGCTGGCCAAGACGACCGGCATCGAGGAGCCACGGCTCGGGTTGATCCTTGAGATCACGGCCGCGGCCGGCCTGATCGCCAGCGGCACGCCCGATCCGGAGCCGGCTGAAGGCCCCAACGCCGACGGGCCGTTCTGGGCGCCGACGCCGGCCACCGACCGGTTCGCCGCGATGTCCCCCGCCGAGCGTTGGCATCTGCTGGCCGAAGCCTGGCTCGACCTGCCGGGCCGTCCGGCGCTGATCGGCACCCGCGGCCCGGACGCCAAACTTTATGGCGCCCTTTCGGACTCGCTGTACTCGACGGCGGCGCCGCTGGATCGGCAACTGCTGCTGGGCATGCTCTCGGAGTTGCCCGCCGGCGCCTGCGTCGACGCGGCCGAGGCGTCGGCCGCGCTGGTGTGGCGGCGCCCACGGTGGGCCCGACGGCTGCAGCCGGGACCCGTCGGCGATCTGCTGGGCGAGAGCCACGCGCTGGGACTGGTGGGCCGCGGGGCGATCAGCACGCCCGGCCGCGCGCTGCTGGACGAGGACGCCGACCCCCGTTTCGCGATCGATGCGATGGCGCACGCCCTGCCCGAGCCGATCGACCACTTCCTGGTGCAGACCGATCTGACCGTCGTGGTGCCCGGCCCCCTGCAGCGCGACCTCGCCGACGAACTGGCCACCGTCGCCACCGTCGAATCGGCCGGCGCGGCGATGGTGTACCGCATCAGCGAGCAGTCGATCCGCCACGCGCTCGATGTCGGCAGGACCCGCGACTGGATGCAGAATTTTTTCACGCAGCACTCCAAAACCCCGGTACCGCAAGGGCTGACGTACCTGATCGACGACGTCGCGCGCCGGCATGGCCAGCTGCGGATCGGGATGGCCGCGTCGTTCGTGCGCTGCGAGGACCCGGCGCTGCTGGCCCAGGCGCTGGCGGCGCCCGCCGTCGAAGGGGTCCAGTTGCGCGCCCTGGCGCCGACGGTGGCGGTGTCGCCGGTGCCGATCGCCGACGTGCTCGCCGCGTTGCGGACCGCCGGCTTCGCCCCGGCCGCCGAGGATTCCTCCGGCTCCATCGTCGACGTCCGGCCGCGCGGGGCCCGGGTGGCCACACCGCAGCGGCGCCGGCCGTACCGCCCCGCGCCGCGACCGAGCGCCGAGACGCTGAACGCCGTCGTCTCGGTGCTGCGCAAGGTGACCGCCGCGCCGTTCGGGAACATTCGCGTCGACCCGGCCGTTGCGATGTCGCTGCTGCAGCGCGCGGCAAAGGATCAGGAGACGCTGGTGATCGGTTACCTCGACGCCGCGGGCGTGGCCACCCAGCGGGTGGTGTCGCCGATTACCATCCGGGGCGGTCAGCTGGTGGCGTTCGACTCGGGCTCCGGGCGGCTGCGTGACTTCGCCGTTCACCGCATCACGTCGGTGGTGTCGGCCCACGGCCGATAA
- a CDS encoding MogA/MoaB family molybdenum cofactor biosynthesis protein: MSDRSARVIIASTRASTGEYADRCGPVIADWLEQRGFAPVTPQVVPDGSAVGEALRKAVADDVDVILTSGGTGISPTDSTPDQTVAVLDYMIPGLADAIRRSGLPGVPTSVLSRGVCGVVGRTLVVNLPGSPGGVRDGLAVLADVLDHGLDQIAGEDHRR; this comes from the coding sequence ATGAGCGACCGATCCGCACGAGTCATCATCGCCTCCACCCGCGCGTCGACCGGAGAGTACGCCGACCGGTGCGGGCCCGTCATCGCCGACTGGCTCGAGCAGCGCGGATTCGCACCCGTCACGCCCCAGGTGGTGCCCGACGGGTCAGCGGTCGGTGAGGCGCTGCGCAAAGCGGTCGCCGACGACGTCGACGTCATCCTCACCTCCGGCGGCACCGGCATCTCGCCCACCGACAGCACCCCGGACCAGACCGTGGCGGTGCTGGACTACATGATTCCCGGGCTGGCCGACGCCATCCGCCGCTCCGGGCTGCCCGGCGTGCCGACGTCGGTGCTGTCGCGGGGCGTGTGCGGGGTCGTCGGGCGGACCCTCGTCGTCAACCTGCCGGGCTCGCCGGGCGGAGTCCGGGACGGCCTCGCGGTGCTCGCCGACGTGCTCGATCACGGGCTGGATCAGATCGCCGGCGAAGACCACCGGCGATGA
- a CDS encoding MoaD/ThiS family protein, with product MGEAPADPGGMQVTVRYFAAARAAAGADSETVVLPAGTTLAELVDRLAVRGTRLATVLRRCSYLRDGIAVRDDAAALCPGDTVDVLPPFAGG from the coding sequence ATGGGCGAAGCCCCCGCCGATCCGGGCGGGATGCAGGTGACGGTCCGCTACTTCGCCGCCGCGCGCGCAGCCGCCGGAGCCGATTCCGAGACCGTGGTGCTGCCCGCGGGCACCACGCTCGCCGAGCTCGTCGACCGGCTGGCCGTGCGCGGAACTCGCCTGGCCACGGTGTTGCGCCGCTGCTCCTACCTGCGCGACGGGATCGCCGTGCGAGACGATGCCGCGGCGTTGTGCCCGGGCGACACGGTCGACGTCCTCCCGCCTTTTGCTGGCGGCTGA
- the moaC gene encoding cyclic pyranopterin monophosphate synthase MoaC translates to MAEASEAATRPGPLSHLDEQGAVRMVDVTAKDATKRTAVAAGILRTSAHVVGLISTGGLPKGDALATARIAGILAAKRTSDLIPLCHQLVLTGVDVEFTVGESVIEITATVRSTDRTGVEMEALTAVSVAGLTLYDMIKAVDPAARIDDIRVLSKEGGKSGNWARA, encoded by the coding sequence GTGGCAGAGGCGTCCGAGGCCGCGACCCGCCCAGGCCCGCTGTCGCACCTGGACGAGCAGGGGGCGGTGCGCATGGTCGACGTCACCGCTAAAGACGCCACCAAGCGCACCGCCGTGGCGGCGGGAATTTTGCGCACCTCGGCCCACGTGGTGGGGCTGATCTCGACCGGCGGGCTGCCCAAGGGCGACGCATTGGCCACCGCACGGATCGCGGGCATTCTCGCGGCAAAGCGCACCAGCGACCTGATCCCGTTGTGCCATCAGCTCGTGCTCACCGGGGTCGACGTCGAGTTCACCGTCGGCGAGTCGGTCATCGAAATCACCGCGACGGTGCGCAGTACCGACCGCACCGGCGTGGAAATGGAAGCGCTGACCGCTGTCAGCGTGGCCGGGCTTACGCTCTACGACATGATCAAGGCGGTTGACCCGGCCGCTCGCATCGACGACATCCGGGTGCTCTCCAAAGAGGGCGGCAAGAGCGGGAACTGGGCGCGGGCATGA
- a CDS encoding transglycosylase family protein codes for MSGRHRKPTTSNINVAKIAFTGAVLGGGSIALAGQAAAATDGEWDQVARCESGGNWSINTGNGYQGGLQFSQGTWAAHGGGEYAPAAQMATREQQIAVAERVLATQGRGAWPACGRGLSNATPREVLAPAGMDAPPEDAPPPDAPPPADGPEPDAPPPPPPAPAEPPPPAVELASEHQLAPPEDLPPAPPEDLPPAPPEDLAPPADLPPAPPEDAPVVDAGLPDPAPADVSSPADVPPPPPGDDDGSPVEPQQASEVGYTKQLWEAIRGLDIHGNDALDALAQPSAVI; via the coding sequence ATGAGTGGACGTCACCGCAAGCCCACTACGTCAAACATCAATGTCGCCAAGATCGCCTTCACCGGGGCGGTGCTTGGCGGCGGCAGCATCGCCCTCGCCGGCCAGGCGGCCGCCGCCACCGACGGCGAATGGGACCAGGTAGCCCGTTGCGAGTCCGGCGGTAACTGGTCGATCAACACCGGCAACGGCTACCAAGGCGGCCTGCAGTTCAGCCAGGGCACCTGGGCCGCCCACGGCGGCGGCGAGTACGCCCCGGCGGCTCAGATGGCCACCCGGGAACAGCAGATCGCCGTCGCCGAGCGAGTCCTGGCGACCCAGGGGCGGGGTGCCTGGCCCGCATGCGGACGCGGGCTGTCGAACGCGACCCCGCGCGAGGTGCTCGCTCCGGCGGGCATGGACGCGCCGCCGGAGGACGCGCCGCCACCCGACGCTCCCCCGCCCGCGGACGGCCCCGAGCCCGACGCTCCCCCGCCGCCCCCTCCCGCCCCGGCGGAGCCCCCGCCGCCCGCGGTGGAACTGGCCTCGGAGCATCAGCTGGCGCCCCCCGAAGACCTGCCGCCGGCACCACCCGAAGACCTACCGCCGGCACCACCCGAGGACCTCGCGCCCCCGGCCGACCTACCGCCGGCACCACCCGAGGACGCGCCGGTCGTCGACGCCGGCTTGCCGGACCCCGCACCGGCCGACGTGTCATCGCCGGCCGACGTGCCCCCGCCGCCGCCCGGCGATGACGACGGCTCGCCGGTGGAACCACAGCAGGCCTCCGAGGTCGGCTACACCAAGCAGTTGTGGGAAGCCATCCGAGGACTGGACATCCACGGCAACGACGCGCTGGACGCCCTGGCTCAGCCGTCCGCCGTCATCTGA
- a CDS encoding DNA repair helicase XPB, producing the protein MTDGPLIVQSDKTVLLEVDHEQAGAARAAIAPFAELERAPEHVHTYRITPLALWNARAAGHDAEQVVDALVSHSRYAVPQPLLVDIVDTMARYGRLQLVKHPAHGLTLVSLDRAVLEEVLRNKKIAPMLGARIDDDTVVVHPSERGRVKQMLLKIGWPAEDLAGYVDGEAHPISLRQDGWQLRDYQQLAADSFWDGGSGVVVLPCGAGKTLVGAAAMAKASATTLILVTNVVAARQWKRELVARTSLTEDEIGEYSGERKEIRPVTISTYQIVTRRTKGEYRHLELFDSRDWGLIVYDEVHLLPAPVFRMTADLQSRRRLGLTATLVREDGREGDVFSLIGPKRYDAPWKDIEAQGWIAPAECVEVRVTMTESERMAYATAEPEERYKLCSTAHTKIAVVKSILAKHPGEQTLVIGAYLDQLDELGTELDAPVIQGSTRTKEREALFDAFRRGEVSTLVVSKVANFSIDLPEASVAVQVSGTFGSRQEEAQRLGRLLRPKSDGGGAVFYSVVARDSLDAEYAAHRQRFLAEQGYGYIIRDADDLLGPAI; encoded by the coding sequence GTGACTGACGGGCCTTTGATCGTGCAGTCCGACAAGACAGTGCTGCTCGAAGTGGACCACGAGCAGGCCGGCGCGGCGCGCGCCGCCATCGCGCCGTTCGCCGAACTCGAGCGCGCGCCCGAACACGTGCACACCTACCGGATCACGCCGCTGGCGCTGTGGAACGCGCGCGCCGCCGGGCACGACGCCGAGCAGGTGGTCGACGCGCTGGTGTCGCACTCGCGGTACGCGGTGCCGCAGCCGCTACTCGTCGACATCGTCGACACCATGGCCCGCTACGGCCGCCTGCAGCTGGTCAAGCACCCGGCGCACGGCCTGACTCTGGTGAGCCTGGACCGCGCGGTGCTCGAGGAGGTGCTGCGCAACAAGAAGATCGCGCCGATGCTGGGCGCGCGCATCGACGACGACACCGTCGTCGTGCATCCCAGCGAGCGCGGCCGCGTCAAGCAGATGCTGCTCAAGATCGGTTGGCCCGCAGAGGATCTCGCCGGTTACGTCGACGGCGAGGCGCATCCGATCAGCCTGCGGCAGGACGGCTGGCAGCTGCGCGACTATCAGCAGCTGGCCGCGGACTCGTTCTGGGACGGCGGCTCGGGTGTGGTGGTGCTGCCGTGCGGCGCGGGCAAGACCCTGGTCGGGGCGGCGGCGATGGCCAAAGCCAGTGCCACGACGCTGATCCTGGTGACCAATGTCGTCGCCGCCCGGCAATGGAAACGCGAACTGGTTGCCCGCACCTCGTTGACCGAGGACGAGATCGGCGAATACTCGGGCGAGCGCAAGGAGATCCGGCCGGTCACCATCTCGACCTATCAGATTGTCACCCGGCGCACCAAGGGCGAGTATCGCCATCTGGAGCTTTTCGACAGCCGGGATTGGGGGCTGATCGTCTACGACGAGGTGCACTTGCTGCCGGCGCCGGTGTTCCGGATGACCGCCGACCTGCAGTCCAGGCGGCGGCTGGGCTTGACCGCCACCCTGGTCCGCGAGGACGGCCGCGAGGGCGACGTGTTCTCCCTGATCGGGCCCAAACGCTATGACGCGCCGTGGAAGGACATCGAGGCGCAGGGCTGGATCGCGCCGGCGGAGTGCGTCGAGGTCCGGGTGACGATGACCGAGAGCGAGCGGATGGCATACGCGACCGCCGAACCCGAGGAGCGCTACAAGCTGTGTTCGACCGCCCACACCAAGATCGCGGTGGTCAAGTCGATTTTGGCGAAACACCCCGGCGAGCAGACCCTGGTGATCGGTGCCTATCTGGACCAGCTCGACGAACTCGGCACCGAGCTGGACGCGCCGGTGATCCAGGGATCCACCAGGACCAAGGAGCGCGAAGCGCTGTTCGACGCCTTCCGGCGCGGTGAGGTGTCCACACTGGTGGTGTCCAAGGTCGCCAACTTCTCCATCGACCTGCCGGAAGCCTCGGTGGCGGTGCAGGTTTCAGGGACGTTCGGATCCCGCCAAGAGGAGGCGCAGCGGTTGGGCCGGCTGCTGCGGCCGAAGTCCGACGGCGGGGGCGCCGTCTTCTATTCGGTGGTGGCGCGCGACAGCCTGGACGCCGAGTACGCCGCGCACCGGCAGCGTTTCCTCGCCGAGCAGGGCTACGGCTACATCATCCGCGACGCCGACGACCTACTTGGCCCGGCGATTTAG
- a CDS encoding glutathione S-transferase family protein, producing MASYVAPAGEFTRDTDYITTRITADGRDGYPVEPGRYRLVVARACPWANRAIIVRRLLGLEDVLSIGFCGPTHDKRSWTFDLDPGGVDPVLMIPRLQNAYFKRFPDYPKGITVPAIVDIPTGAVVTNDFAQMTLDFSTQWTAHHRDGAPDLYPEPLRAEIDEVNKRVYTEINNGVYRCGFAGSQQAYDAAYDRLFTALDWVSDRLAGQRYLVGDTITEADVRLFTTLVRFDPVYHGHFKCNRRKLSEMPVLWAYARDLFQTPGFGDTVDFDQIKKHYYVVHADINPTRIVPKGPDLENWLTPHGREALGGNPFGKGTPPGPPLDGERVAQQPAAR from the coding sequence ATGGCCTCCTACGTCGCACCGGCGGGCGAATTCACCCGTGACACCGACTACATCACCACGCGGATCACCGCCGACGGACGCGACGGGTACCCGGTCGAGCCCGGCCGGTATCGGCTCGTCGTCGCCCGGGCCTGCCCGTGGGCCAACCGCGCCATCATCGTGCGCCGCCTGCTGGGTTTGGAAGACGTTCTCTCCATTGGCTTTTGCGGGCCGACCCACGACAAGCGCAGTTGGACGTTCGACCTCGACCCCGGCGGTGTCGACCCCGTGCTGATGATCCCGCGACTGCAGAACGCCTACTTCAAGCGATTCCCCGACTACCCCAAAGGCATCACCGTCCCCGCGATCGTCGACATTCCGACCGGGGCTGTGGTCACCAATGACTTCGCGCAGATGACGCTGGATTTCTCGACGCAGTGGACCGCCCACCATCGCGACGGGGCACCGGACCTGTACCCCGAGCCGCTGCGGGCCGAGATCGACGAGGTGAACAAGAGGGTTTACACCGAGATCAACAACGGCGTGTACCGCTGCGGCTTCGCCGGTTCACAGCAGGCCTACGACGCGGCCTACGACCGGCTGTTCACCGCCCTGGACTGGGTGAGCGACCGCCTGGCCGGGCAGCGCTACCTGGTGGGTGACACCATCACCGAGGCCGACGTGCGGCTGTTCACCACCCTGGTGCGCTTCGACCCGGTCTACCACGGGCATTTCAAATGCAATCGCCGCAAGCTCAGCGAGATGCCCGTGCTGTGGGCCTACGCGCGTGATCTGTTCCAGACGCCGGGCTTCGGCGACACCGTGGACTTCGACCAGATCAAGAAGCACTACTACGTCGTGCATGCCGACATCAACCCGACCCGTATCGTGCCCAAGGGCCCCGACCTGGAAAACTGGCTGACCCCGCATGGTCGGGAAGCATTGGGCGGCAACCCCTTCGGGAAGGGAACGCCGCCCGGCCCGCCCCTCGACGGCGAGCGCGTCGCCCAGCAGCCGGCGGCGCGGTAG
- a CDS encoding universal stress protein, with protein sequence MVSDIADPGIVVGVDGSPDGNAAMQWAVHEATMRNVALTLVHAAARLPAGSPVLEWSGESLPAEVVQQLDANARQVLADAAKLVDDMTRERRLRVNSELSAAGPVASLVELSDKADMVVVGRSGQGALQRALLGSVSTGLVHHAHCPVAVIHSDFSPPPQGCVLVGIDGSTASELATAIAFDEASWRGVDLVALHAWTDAEVPDLPSREWAGTTRTSWTRLRSAAEETLAERLVGWRERYPDVTVQRVVVTNRPAQHLIERSASAQLVVVGSHGRGGFAGMLLGSVGTAVVQAVRAPVIVARQG encoded by the coding sequence ATGGTCAGCGACATAGCGGATCCGGGAATCGTCGTCGGGGTCGACGGATCGCCCGACGGGAATGCGGCCATGCAGTGGGCGGTCCACGAGGCGACGATGCGCAACGTGGCGCTGACCCTGGTCCACGCCGCCGCGCGGTTGCCTGCCGGTTCGCCGGTGCTCGAGTGGTCGGGTGAGTCCCTCCCGGCAGAAGTCGTCCAGCAGCTCGATGCGAACGCTCGTCAGGTGCTCGCCGACGCGGCCAAGCTCGTCGACGACATGACCCGGGAGCGCCGCCTGCGGGTCAACAGCGAGCTGTCCGCCGCGGGACCGGTCGCCAGCCTCGTCGAGTTGTCCGACAAAGCGGACATGGTCGTGGTGGGCAGAAGCGGCCAAGGCGCGCTGCAGCGAGCGCTGCTGGGGTCCGTCAGCACGGGACTGGTTCATCATGCCCACTGCCCGGTGGCGGTGATCCACAGCGACTTTTCGCCGCCACCGCAGGGCTGCGTCCTGGTCGGCATCGACGGGTCCACGGCGTCGGAGCTGGCCACCGCGATCGCTTTCGACGAAGCTTCTTGGCGGGGTGTGGATTTGGTGGCGCTACACGCCTGGACCGACGCCGAGGTCCCCGACCTCCCGAGCCGGGAGTGGGCCGGAACGACCAGGACGTCCTGGACGAGACTGCGCTCGGCGGCCGAGGAGACGTTGGCCGAGCGCCTGGTCGGCTGGCGGGAGCGCTATCCCGACGTCACCGTCCAGCGGGTGGTCGTCACCAACCGGCCCGCGCAGCATCTGATCGAGCGCTCGGCGTCCGCGCAGCTGGTGGTCGTCGGCAGCCACGGGCGCGGTGGCTTCGCGGGGATGCTGCTCGGATCGGTGGGCACCGCCGTCGTGCAGGCGGTGCGCGCGCCGGTGATCGTCGCCCGGCAGGGCTAG
- a CDS encoding YccF domain-containing protein: MRTILNVVWLVFGGLWMAAGYLVAALVCFLLIVTIPFGFASLRIASYTLWPFGRTLVDKPTAGTGALLGNIIWVLLFGVWLAIGHLVSAVAMALTVIGLPLALANLKLIPVSLMPLGKQIISSDSPHELARVRA; this comes from the coding sequence ATGCGCACGATCCTGAACGTTGTCTGGCTGGTATTCGGCGGCCTGTGGATGGCCGCCGGCTACCTCGTGGCGGCGCTCGTCTGCTTTCTGCTGATCGTCACGATCCCGTTCGGGTTCGCGTCGCTGCGCATCGCCTCTTATACGTTGTGGCCGTTCGGCCGGACCCTCGTCGACAAGCCGACCGCCGGAACCGGCGCGCTGCTGGGGAACATCATCTGGGTGCTGCTGTTCGGGGTGTGGCTGGCCATCGGGCATCTGGTGAGCGCCGTGGCGATGGCGCTCACGGTCATCGGCCTGCCGCTGGCGCTGGCAAACCTCAAGCTGATCCCCGTCTCGCTGATGCCGCTGGGCAAGCAGATCATTTCCTCCGACTCGCCGCACGAACTCGCACGGGTGCGCGCATGA